In Haloplanus rubicundus, one DNA window encodes the following:
- a CDS encoding M14 family metallopeptidase, with amino-acid sequence MRIREFGDDPEVAVVAGIHGDEPCGPEAVESLLADPPAFGRPVKFVVANEAALERGVRYLDEDLNRAFPGDAEAESHERRLAARLLTELDGCTTLALHSTQSYAGPFALVDTVNPATAELCAELPVDAVVETDAYAGGRLIDYPRTVEVECGLQWSETAVANGRGLVTAFLEATGVLPSEGQGSDNVPVFRLTNRVPKAPATNHEVFVDNFERVEPGVPFASADGEDRVAEEPFYPILMSADGYEDVFGYAGERVGRLADVATRADRGVSATDARQDVPANHR; translated from the coding sequence ATGAGGATTCGAGAGTTCGGCGACGACCCCGAGGTGGCGGTCGTCGCTGGGATCCACGGCGACGAACCCTGTGGTCCCGAGGCGGTCGAGTCGTTGCTCGCGGACCCGCCGGCGTTCGGGCGGCCGGTGAAGTTCGTCGTCGCCAACGAGGCGGCGCTCGAACGGGGCGTGCGCTATCTGGACGAGGATCTCAACCGCGCGTTTCCGGGCGACGCCGAGGCGGAGAGCCACGAGCGGCGGCTGGCGGCACGCCTCCTGACCGAACTCGACGGCTGTACGACGCTCGCGCTGCACTCGACGCAGTCGTACGCCGGCCCGTTCGCGCTGGTGGATACGGTCAATCCGGCGACCGCCGAACTCTGTGCCGAACTCCCGGTCGACGCGGTGGTAGAGACGGACGCGTACGCGGGCGGTCGGCTGATCGACTACCCGCGGACGGTCGAGGTGGAGTGTGGGCTGCAGTGGTCGGAGACGGCGGTGGCGAACGGCCGGGGGCTCGTGACGGCGTTTCTCGAAGCGACGGGCGTGTTGCCGTCGGAGGGGCAGGGGAGCGACAACGTGCCCGTCTTTCGACTCACCAACCGGGTGCCGAAGGCGCCGGCCACGAACCACGAGGTGTTCGTGGACAACTTCGAACGCGTCGAACCGGGCGTCCCCTTCGCCTCGGCGGACGGCGAGGACCGCGTCGCGGAGGAGCCGTTCTACCCCATCCTGATGTCGGCGGACGGATACGAGGACGTCTTCGGGTACGCGGGCGAGCGCGTGGGTCGGCTGGCGGACGTGGCGACCCGTGCGGACCGTGGTGTGTCGGCGACGGACGCTCGACAGGACGTTCCGGCGAACCACCGGTAA
- a CDS encoding UPF0179 family protein, whose product MSEVTLIGTRLAEVGREFVFHGESSACDGCPYRSQCLDLSPGTRYRITDVRENAQTLDCAVHDGGVRAVEVEPAPIPANVPSKVAYAGSKAKLAGACPYTDCPSHAYCVPDGADFEAEYRIDEVLGDPPHDYCMLDRDLTLVEFAPRES is encoded by the coding sequence ATGTCCGAGGTCACGCTCATCGGGACGCGCCTCGCCGAGGTGGGCCGCGAGTTCGTCTTCCACGGCGAATCCAGCGCGTGCGATGGCTGTCCGTACCGCAGCCAGTGTCTCGACCTCTCTCCCGGAACGCGGTACCGGATCACCGACGTCCGCGAGAACGCCCAGACGCTCGACTGCGCCGTCCACGACGGCGGCGTCCGAGCCGTCGAGGTCGAACCCGCCCCCATCCCCGCGAACGTCCCCTCCAAGGTCGCCTACGCCGGCAGCAAGGCGAAACTCGCCGGCGCCTGTCCGTACACCGACTGTCCCAGCCACGCCTACTGCGTCCCCGACGGCGCCGATTTCGAGGCCGAGTACCGCATCGACGAGGTGCTCGGCGACCCGCCCCACGACTACTGCATGCTAGACCGGGATCTCACGCTCGTCGAATTCGCCCCACGCGAGTCCTGA
- a CDS encoding DUF5820 family protein, translated as MSFADLPDGWTVWHEEPGGRVILAYRPDVFDTEAFPAACLPTIYLSPGSPRRRPGARTDDGWTVTLYLEPEVEARRETADTREAGVDAARDVARAFAAGDVDYRGAYQVPREDYFDRLDELVGREA; from the coding sequence ATGAGCTTCGCGGACCTTCCCGACGGGTGGACGGTCTGGCACGAGGAACCCGGCGGCCGGGTCATCCTGGCCTATCGCCCGGACGTCTTCGACACCGAGGCGTTCCCCGCCGCCTGTCTGCCGACCATCTATCTCTCGCCCGGCTCACCCCGGCGTCGTCCCGGTGCCCGAACGGACGACGGCTGGACGGTCACGCTGTATCTCGAACCGGAGGTGGAGGCGCGGCGGGAGACCGCCGACACCCGCGAGGCGGGCGTCGACGCCGCCCGCGACGTGGCCCGCGCGTTCGCCGCCGGCGACGTCGACTACCGCGGCGCCTATCAGGTCCCTCGCGAGGACTACTTCGACCGCCTCGACGAACTCGTCGGTCGCGAGGCTTAA
- a CDS encoding PrkA family serine protein kinase: MTKETLEDLSQHYKESVPADLREAKAFDWYLDEVYDDPRIARNAHQRVADMFDYYGTEYDEDAGVVEYLMASEDPLHDGENTFYGREVHESIHEFVNKVKSGARGLGPEKRIKLLLGPVGSGKSHFDWMVRRYFEDYTMHDEGRMYTFRWTNLCDIVRDQDPADDTVVSPMNQDPLVLLPQEQRDRVLERLNAELDAPYTIRSEQSLDPASEFYMDRLLAHYDDDLKAVLDNHVEIVRLVASENKRQCIETFEPKDKKNQDETELTGDVNYSKIAIYGESDPRAFDYSGAFCNANRGLFSGEELLKLQREFLYDFLHASQEQTIKPKNNPRIDIDQVIVGRTNMPEYRDKKGDEKMEAFNDRTKRIDFPYVLEYSEEAEIYRKMLRNADVPDMHIEPHAMEMAGLFGVLTRITEPDGENVTLVQKAKSYNGEIDEADDVDVKKLREEGERNADIAEGMDGVSARFIGDEIAEAIMDATHRGRGYLSPLSVFTHFERNLENHGSIPEENIERYHRYLELVREEYKERAIEDVRHALAYDVDEIQRQGEKYMDHVMAYIDDATVTDELTGREQEPDETFLRSVEEKLEIPSDRKDDFRQEVSNWVSRRAREGEGFDPQDNDRLRRALERKLWEDKKHNINFSALVSANELDDDERSAWVDALIEQGYSREGAQEVLEFAGAEVAKSELEG; this comes from the coding sequence ATGACGAAGGAAACCCTCGAAGACCTCAGCCAGCATTACAAGGAATCGGTTCCGGCGGACCTCCGCGAAGCGAAGGCGTTCGACTGGTATCTGGACGAGGTGTACGACGATCCGCGGATCGCCCGAAACGCCCACCAGCGCGTCGCCGACATGTTCGACTACTACGGGACGGAGTACGACGAAGATGCCGGCGTCGTCGAGTACCTCATGGCCTCGGAGGACCCCTTACACGACGGGGAGAACACCTTCTACGGCCGCGAGGTTCACGAGTCGATCCACGAGTTCGTCAACAAGGTGAAAAGCGGCGCCCGGGGACTCGGGCCGGAGAAACGGATCAAACTCCTGCTCGGCCCCGTCGGCTCCGGGAAGTCACACTTCGACTGGATGGTCCGACGGTACTTCGAGGACTACACCATGCACGACGAGGGGCGGATGTACACCTTCCGGTGGACCAACCTCTGTGACATCGTCCGCGACCAGGACCCCGCGGACGACACGGTGGTCTCGCCGATGAATCAGGACCCCCTCGTCCTCCTCCCGCAGGAACAGCGCGACCGGGTGCTGGAGCGGCTGAACGCCGAGCTCGACGCGCCCTACACGATTCGCAGCGAGCAGTCGCTCGACCCCGCCAGCGAGTTCTACATGGACCGCCTGCTGGCCCACTACGACGACGACCTGAAGGCCGTTCTCGACAACCACGTCGAGATCGTCCGCCTCGTCGCGAGCGAGAACAAGCGCCAGTGCATCGAGACGTTCGAGCCGAAAGACAAGAAAAATCAGGACGAGACCGAACTGACGGGCGACGTCAACTACTCGAAAATCGCCATCTACGGCGAGAGCGATCCGAGAGCGTTCGACTACTCCGGCGCCTTCTGTAACGCCAACCGCGGCCTGTTCAGCGGGGAGGAGTTGCTGAAGCTCCAGCGGGAGTTCCTCTACGACTTCCTGCACGCCTCACAGGAGCAGACGATCAAGCCGAAGAACAACCCCCGCATCGACATCGACCAAGTGATCGTCGGCCGCACCAACATGCCCGAGTACCGGGACAAGAAGGGCGACGAGAAGATGGAGGCGTTCAACGACCGGACCAAACGCATCGACTTCCCGTACGTCCTCGAGTACAGCGAGGAGGCCGAAATCTACCGGAAGATGCTCCGGAACGCGGACGTCCCGGACATGCACATCGAACCCCACGCCATGGAGATGGCGGGGCTGTTCGGCGTCCTCACCCGCATCACGGAGCCGGACGGCGAGAACGTCACGCTCGTTCAGAAAGCCAAGTCCTACAACGGCGAAATCGACGAGGCCGACGACGTGGACGTGAAGAAGTTGCGCGAGGAGGGTGAACGAAACGCCGACATCGCGGAGGGGATGGACGGCGTCTCCGCGCGGTTCATCGGCGACGAAATCGCCGAAGCCATCATGGACGCCACCCACCGCGGCCGGGGGTATCTCTCCCCGCTCTCGGTGTTCACCCACTTCGAGCGCAACCTCGAGAACCACGGCTCCATCCCGGAGGAGAACATCGAGCGCTACCACCGCTATCTCGAACTCGTGCGCGAGGAGTACAAGGAACGCGCCATCGAGGACGTGCGCCACGCGCTGGCCTACGACGTGGACGAAATCCAGCGCCAGGGCGAGAAGTACATGGATCACGTGATGGCGTACATCGACGACGCCACCGTGACCGACGAACTCACCGGGCGGGAACAGGAGCCCGACGAGACGTTCCTGCGCTCCGTCGAGGAGAAGTTGGAGATTCCGAGCGACCGGAAAGACGACTTCCGACAGGAGGTGTCGAACTGGGTCAGCCGCCGCGCCCGCGAGGGCGAAGGGTTCGATCCGCAGGACAACGACCGCCTGCGCCGGGCGCTGGAGCGCAAACTCTGGGAGGACAAGAAACACAACATCAACTTCTCCGCGTTGGTGTCGGCGAACGAACTCGACGACGACGAGCGGAGCGCGTGGGTCGACGCGCTGATCGAACAGGGCTACTCCCGCGAGGGCGCCCAGGAAGTACTGGAGTTCGCCGGCGCGGAGGTCGCCAAGAGCGAACTGGAAGGCTAG
- a CDS encoding PrkA family serine protein kinase, whose amino-acid sequence MTNDYIRAGDEELSGAYEEPMSLEAYVERALSRPSIASHAPKYLLEAIESMGTRTVIEEGEERERYRFFDDPANDGEHAILGNTAVLNGFVDDLRTIAADRGKREKIIWFDGPTATGKSELKRCLINGLREYSKTDAGRRYTVEWNVASATEDRGLSYGDEIDREDDWYESPVQSHPLSVFPEGVRSTILADLNEGGHVPIRVEAGLDPFCREAYDVLEERYRRAGGTNLFSSITDPRHLRVKNYVVDVGRGIGVLHSEDDGSPKERLVGSWMPGMLRELDSRGRKNPQAFSYDGVLSQGNGLLTIVEDASQHADLLRKLLNVPDEGRVKLDKGIGMDIDTQLLIISNPDLDVELDQYADRNGRDPLKALKRRLDKHEFGYLTNLSLEAELIRRELTSETAVWEAEGYADLEARVREGLTLSMRDGRGGAVERELAPHTVEAAALYSVVTRLDGEDTPGSRGLVDKALLFDQGYLQEGDERIDADEFEFDGDDGSHGIPVTYTRDVIADLLQTDADRQHPDLPVERVVMPDDVLDAMAGGLSDAPVFSRAEAAEYENRLAVVKSHVYDRQEADVLDALLAEKGVDEDTVAEYVEHVFAWANEDQVDTDRGPVDPDPLLMKVFETEHLGRFGEDAYAGAEPADRVEEFRREKVITAINRYAWENRDEDFAIENVDVSEIPVIRAVLDAHDWSDVKRLFEGFDPTQWTDPPSDTETERCKERTIAHLQTQGYSPASAELTSRKVMREVSYRWD is encoded by the coding sequence ATGACGAACGACTACATCCGCGCCGGCGACGAGGAGCTCTCCGGCGCGTACGAGGAGCCGATGAGCCTCGAGGCGTACGTCGAGCGGGCGCTCTCCCGCCCCTCCATCGCCTCCCACGCCCCGAAGTATCTGCTCGAAGCCATCGAGTCGATGGGGACGCGAACCGTCATCGAGGAGGGCGAAGAGCGCGAGCGCTACCGCTTCTTCGACGACCCCGCTAACGACGGCGAACACGCCATCCTCGGCAACACGGCGGTGTTGAACGGCTTCGTCGACGACCTCCGGACCATCGCGGCGGACCGGGGCAAACGCGAGAAGATCATCTGGTTCGACGGCCCGACGGCAACGGGGAAATCGGAGCTCAAGCGCTGTCTCATCAACGGGCTCCGCGAATACTCGAAGACCGACGCGGGGCGGCGCTACACGGTGGAGTGGAACGTCGCCAGCGCCACCGAGGACCGCGGCCTGAGCTACGGCGACGAAATCGACCGCGAGGACGACTGGTACGAGAGCCCCGTCCAGTCCCACCCGCTCTCCGTGTTCCCCGAGGGTGTCCGGTCGACCATCCTCGCGGACCTCAACGAGGGGGGACACGTCCCGATCCGCGTCGAGGCCGGCCTCGACCCCTTCTGCCGCGAGGCCTACGACGTGCTCGAGGAGCGCTACCGGCGGGCCGGGGGGACCAATCTGTTCTCCTCGATCACCGACCCGCGCCACCTCCGGGTCAAAAACTACGTCGTCGACGTGGGGAGAGGCATCGGCGTCCTCCACTCGGAGGACGACGGCTCGCCCAAGGAGCGACTGGTCGGGTCGTGGATGCCGGGGATGCTCCGCGAACTCGACTCGCGGGGCCGAAAGAACCCGCAGGCGTTCTCCTACGACGGCGTGCTCTCGCAGGGCAACGGCCTGTTGACGATCGTCGAGGACGCCTCCCAGCACGCCGACCTGCTCCGCAAACTCCTGAACGTGCCCGACGAGGGGCGCGTCAAACTGGACAAGGGCATCGGGATGGATATCGATACGCAGCTCCTGATCATCTCGAACCCCGATCTGGACGTGGAGCTCGACCAGTACGCGGACCGCAACGGACGGGACCCGCTGAAGGCGCTGAAGCGCCGCCTCGACAAACACGAGTTCGGCTACCTGACCAACCTCTCCTTAGAGGCGGAGCTGATCCGCCGCGAACTGACGAGCGAGACGGCCGTCTGGGAGGCCGAGGGCTACGCCGACCTCGAAGCGCGGGTCCGAGAGGGGCTGACACTGTCGATGCGTGACGGCCGCGGCGGCGCCGTCGAGCGCGAACTCGCACCCCACACCGTCGAGGCGGCGGCGCTCTACAGCGTCGTCACCCGGCTCGACGGCGAGGACACGCCCGGCAGCCGTGGCCTCGTCGACAAGGCGCTCCTGTTCGATCAGGGCTACCTGCAGGAGGGCGACGAGCGCATCGACGCCGACGAGTTCGAGTTCGACGGCGACGACGGCAGCCACGGGATTCCCGTCACCTACACGCGCGACGTGATCGCCGACCTGCTCCAGACCGACGCCGACCGCCAGCATCCCGACCTGCCGGTCGAACGGGTCGTCATGCCCGACGACGTGCTGGACGCGATGGCCGGGGGGCTGTCGGACGCCCCCGTCTTCTCCCGTGCCGAGGCCGCGGAGTACGAGAACCGCCTCGCGGTCGTCAAGAGCCACGTCTACGACCGACAGGAGGCGGACGTGCTCGACGCGCTCCTGGCCGAGAAGGGCGTCGACGAGGACACCGTCGCGGAGTACGTCGAACACGTCTTCGCGTGGGCGAACGAGGATCAGGTCGACACCGACCGCGGTCCGGTCGACCCCGATCCGCTCCTGATGAAGGTGTTCGAGACGGAGCATCTGGGGCGGTTCGGCGAGGACGCCTACGCCGGGGCGGAGCCGGCCGACCGTGTCGAGGAGTTCCGCCGCGAGAAGGTCATCACGGCCATCAACCGCTACGCGTGGGAGAACCGCGACGAGGACTTCGCCATCGAGAACGTCGACGTGAGCGAGATTCCGGTCATCCGCGCGGTCCTCGACGCCCACGACTGGAGCGACGTGAAGCGGCTGTTCGAGGGGTTCGATCCGACACAGTGGACGGACCCGCCCTCGGATACGGAGACCGAGCGGTGTAAAGAGCGGACGATAGCGCACCTGCAGACGCAGGGCTACTCCCCGGCGTCGGCCGAACTGACCAGCCGCAAGGTGATGCGGGAGGTGAGCTACCGATGGGACTGA
- a CDS encoding YeaH/YhbH family protein, with the protein MGLREDLDRFREVGERRREDLKEFIRYGDLGGSDPDSIKVPIKVVDLPEFAYDPRDRGGVGQGQGGTPDVGQPVGQPQPGDDGDEDGEDGEPGDEAGEHEYYEMDPEEFAEELDEELGLDLEPKGKEVVEEVEGDFTELTRAGPNSTLDFERLFKQGLKRKLAMDFDEEFVREAMRVADATPDDVFRWCRGEHILVSRVWIEDQWDEIPDDERGRWASFEEMAENVERTTTLERIRREGLREVPLRREDERYRHPEVIEKTEKNVVVVNIRDVSGSMREQKRELVERTFTPLDWYLTGKYDRAEFVYIAHDAEAWEVERGDFFGIRSGGGTRISSAYELAAEILEERYPWSEWNRYVFAAGDSENSSNDTRENVVPLMREIPANLHAYVETQPGGTAINATHAEEVERAFDEGEGVVVAYVSDPADVTDAIYEILSTEDES; encoded by the coding sequence ATGGGACTGAGAGAGGATCTGGATCGATTCCGTGAAGTCGGCGAGCGACGCCGCGAGGACCTGAAGGAGTTCATCCGCTACGGCGACCTGGGCGGGAGCGACCCGGACAGCATCAAGGTGCCGATCAAGGTGGTGGACCTGCCGGAGTTCGCCTACGACCCGCGTGACCGCGGCGGCGTCGGGCAGGGACAGGGCGGCACGCCCGACGTGGGGCAGCCGGTCGGCCAGCCCCAGCCAGGAGACGACGGCGACGAGGACGGCGAAGACGGCGAACCCGGCGACGAGGCCGGCGAGCACGAGTACTACGAGATGGACCCCGAGGAGTTCGCGGAGGAACTCGACGAGGAACTCGGTCTCGACCTGGAGCCGAAGGGGAAGGAAGTCGTCGAGGAGGTCGAAGGCGACTTCACCGAACTCACCCGCGCCGGCCCGAACAGCACGCTCGACTTCGAGCGCCTGTTCAAGCAGGGCCTGAAGCGCAAGCTTGCGATGGATTTCGACGAGGAGTTCGTCCGCGAGGCGATGCGCGTCGCGGACGCGACGCCGGACGACGTGTTCCGCTGGTGTCGCGGGGAGCACATCCTCGTCTCCCGGGTCTGGATCGAGGACCAGTGGGACGAGATTCCCGACGACGAGCGCGGCCGCTGGGCGAGCTTCGAGGAGATGGCCGAGAACGTCGAGCGGACGACGACGCTCGAACGCATCCGTCGCGAGGGGCTTCGCGAGGTGCCCCTCCGCCGCGAGGACGAGCGCTACCGTCATCCCGAGGTGATCGAGAAGACGGAGAAAAACGTCGTCGTCGTGAACATCCGGGACGTCTCCGGCAGCATGCGCGAGCAGAAGCGCGAACTCGTCGAGCGAACCTTTACCCCGCTCGACTGGTATCTCACCGGCAAGTACGACCGCGCGGAGTTCGTCTACATCGCCCACGACGCGGAGGCGTGGGAGGTGGAACGCGGGGACTTCTTCGGCATCCGCTCGGGCGGTGGCACCCGCATCTCCTCGGCGTACGAACTCGCCGCGGAGATTCTGGAGGAGCGGTATCCGTGGAGCGAGTGGAACCGCTACGTCTTCGCCGCGGGCGATTCGGAGAACTCGAGCAACGACACCCGCGAGAACGTGGTGCCGCTGATGCGGGAGATTCCGGCGAACCTCCACGCCTACGTGGAGACCCAGCCGGGCGGGACGGCGATCAACGCCACCCACGCCGAGGAGGTGGAACGGGCGTTCGACGAGGGAGAGGGCGTCGTCGTCGCCTACGTCTCCGATCCGGCGGACGTGACCGACGCCATCTACGAAATCTTGAGCACGGAGGACGAATCATGA
- a CDS encoding SpoVR family protein gives MRDDRIDARREATRLTEPVEEAAALARKLGLDPYPVNYWIVDHDEMNELIAYGGFQRRYPHWRWGMAYDRQRKQDQFGMGKAFEIVNNDNPSHAFLQESNSLADQKAVITHVEAHADFFANNEWFGLFGDGEGDDRSDLDAAAMLERHAETIKGYVEDPDIDREDVERFIDAVLCLEDTIDQHRAFARAGERRERDAPADLREQLDELDVSEDVRRHAFDEEWLDELAEAEQAKARLEDPHNDVLAFLMEHGRQYDEESSKAVEFEPWQKDVLEILRTEAYYFAGQKMTKVLNEGWASYWESLMMGDENFADDDEFVTYADHMARVLGSPGLNPYKLGMELWQHVENVTNRREVADKLLRVEGITWRNFHDVVDFDEVADLLAPDPAIASITAETLADLDPDDPRVDAEALAAARDGEIDVDRYPWKVLTTEGLAERHFSLCKPQNRGFLGRIRRSELERLARYMFDDAKYDSVADAVADVDYGAGWRRMRELRESHNDVTFIDAFLSEEFVTENNYFTYEFSQATGDFRVASDAAADVKKKLLLQFTNFGKPTVAVYDGNFGNRSELLLGHQYNGISLDVEQAKRVLERTYDLWGRPVNLMTVVKEYDEHELEIARRRNREPTPTEVGKRIRYDGERFETHDLESDLEERIAANDIDYDTKPDDWLT, from the coding sequence ATGAGAGACGACCGTATCGACGCACGGCGGGAAGCGACGCGCCTCACCGAACCGGTCGAGGAGGCGGCGGCGTTGGCGAGAAAGCTGGGGCTCGACCCCTACCCGGTCAACTACTGGATCGTCGACCACGACGAGATGAACGAACTCATCGCCTACGGCGGGTTCCAGCGGCGCTACCCACACTGGCGGTGGGGGATGGCCTACGACCGCCAGCGCAAACAGGACCAGTTCGGCATGGGGAAGGCGTTCGAAATCGTCAACAACGACAACCCTTCCCACGCCTTCTTACAGGAGTCCAACTCGCTGGCCGACCAGAAGGCCGTCATCACCCACGTCGAGGCCCACGCGGACTTCTTCGCCAACAACGAGTGGTTCGGTCTCTTCGGCGACGGGGAGGGCGACGACCGCTCCGACCTGGACGCCGCAGCCATGCTCGAACGCCACGCCGAGACGATCAAGGGGTACGTCGAGGACCCCGACATCGACCGCGAGGACGTAGAGCGGTTCATCGACGCCGTCCTCTGTCTGGAGGACACCATCGATCAACACCGCGCGTTCGCCCGCGCAGGCGAGCGTCGCGAACGCGACGCCCCCGCGGACCTCCGCGAGCAACTGGACGAACTCGACGTGTCCGAGGACGTGCGCCGCCACGCCTTCGACGAGGAGTGGCTGGACGAACTCGCCGAAGCGGAGCAGGCGAAAGCACGACTGGAGGACCCCCACAACGACGTACTCGCCTTCCTCATGGAACACGGCCGGCAGTACGACGAGGAGTCGAGCAAGGCCGTCGAGTTCGAGCCGTGGCAGAAGGACGTGCTCGAAATCCTGCGTACCGAGGCCTACTACTTCGCCGGCCAGAAGATGACGAAGGTGCTCAACGAGGGGTGGGCGAGCTACTGGGAGTCGCTGATGATGGGCGACGAGAACTTCGCCGACGACGACGAGTTCGTCACCTACGCCGATCACATGGCCCGCGTCCTCGGCTCGCCCGGCCTCAACCCGTACAAACTCGGGATGGAGCTGTGGCAACACGTCGAGAACGTCACCAACCGCCGCGAAGTGGCCGACAAACTGCTCCGGGTGGAGGGGATCACCTGGCGGAACTTCCACGACGTGGTCGATTTCGACGAGGTGGCCGACCTGCTGGCCCCGGACCCAGCCATCGCGTCGATCACCGCCGAGACGCTCGCCGACCTCGATCCCGACGATCCGCGGGTCGACGCCGAGGCGCTCGCGGCGGCGCGTGACGGCGAAATAGACGTGGACCGCTACCCGTGGAAGGTGCTCACCACCGAGGGGCTGGCGGAGCGACACTTCTCGCTCTGTAAACCCCAGAACCGCGGCTTCCTCGGTCGCATCCGACGGTCGGAACTCGAACGGCTGGCGCGGTACATGTTCGACGACGCGAAGTACGACTCGGTCGCCGACGCCGTCGCCGACGTGGACTACGGCGCGGGCTGGCGGCGGATGCGCGAACTCCGGGAGAGCCACAACGACGTGACGTTCATCGACGCCTTCCTCTCCGAGGAGTTCGTGACCGAGAACAACTACTTCACCTACGAGTTCTCGCAGGCGACCGGCGACTTCCGGGTGGCCTCGGACGCGGCCGCCGACGTGAAAAAGAAGCTCCTGCTCCAGTTCACCAACTTCGGGAAGCCGACGGTCGCCGTCTACGACGGCAACTTCGGCAACCGCAGCGAACTCCTGCTGGGCCACCAGTACAACGGCATCAGCCTCGACGTCGAGCAGGCAAAGCGGGTGCTCGAACGCACCTACGACCTCTGGGGGCGGCCGGTCAACCTCATGACGGTCGTCAAGGAGTACGACGAACACGAGTTGGAGATCGCCAGACGGCGGAACCGCGAGCCGACGCCGACGGAGGTCGGCAAGCGCATCCGCTACGACGGGGAGCGCTTCGAGACCCACGACCTCGAATCCGACCTCGAGGAGCGAATCGCCGCCAACGACATCGACTACGACACGAAACCCGACGACTGGCTGACCTAG
- a CDS encoding DUF7344 domain-containing protein, whose amino-acid sequence MLSNQRRRCVLYYLNRNPGPVSLRDLAERIAAWENDVEVADLDYKQRKRVYTSLHQTHLPKLDEAGIVDYDRSEGTITLADRATDLDVYLELVGEHDIPWCDFYLGLSAVASLFVVAAWLGVYPFTALPDLLLAGGVVGLFALFAGIHSRRARRNHIGGDDAPIEGPDD is encoded by the coding sequence ATGCTGAGCAACCAGCGTCGGCGATGTGTCCTCTACTACCTCAACCGAAATCCGGGACCGGTCTCCCTGCGGGACCTCGCCGAACGGATCGCCGCGTGGGAAAACGACGTCGAGGTGGCGGATCTGGACTACAAACAGCGCAAACGAGTCTACACCTCGCTTCACCAGACGCATCTTCCGAAACTCGACGAGGCGGGCATCGTCGACTACGACCGGTCGGAGGGGACGATCACGCTCGCGGATCGGGCGACCGATCTCGACGTCTATCTCGAACTGGTCGGCGAACACGACATCCCCTGGTGTGACTTCTATCTCGGGCTGTCGGCCGTCGCGTCGCTGTTCGTCGTCGCGGCGTGGCTCGGCGTGTATCCGTTCACCGCGCTCCCGGATCTGTTGCTCGCGGGTGGGGTCGTCGGGCTGTTCGCGCTCTTCGCGGGCATCCACTCGCGCCGCGCCCGTCGGAACCACATCGGCGGCGACGACGCGCCGATCGAGGGACCCGACGACTAG